The DNA segment ACTATGATAGCCTCCTGGCCCTTCTCACCTAAGACCCTGGTCCCTTTATTCCCCTACCCATCCTGGCTAATCTtgctatttctttatttcttctctctccactattctttccctctctcctgcttCTTTAGCCCTGGCCACATccagtttacttattttttctctctgtacTGAACTTTTTCATATGCttctggatattttctctctcttacctACAATAAAAAACCTCCCTAAAAATGGAACAGCCATGTTGGCAATTTCTTCACTTGCTCTCCCTCACATACATCTGATGCTGAGAAACAGGGAGGGGCATAAATGGGCCCCCACTCCCAAGTGACCTGCCCTCTCCTAACAGAACCAAGCTGTCTgagtctttttgtttctgttttgttttaatttcacatctatggatgttttgcctgcatgtatcagTTCCTGACAGGTCCCTGGGAACAGATGGCATGACTTGCCATATGGGTGTTACAAATCAAACCTGGGTTATCTGGAAGAAAACCAATGCACTCAACCCCTGAGACATCTCAAACTCCCATTTTTAACAAGCTCACAGAGTATAGTCTAAAACTTCACCATTCCTTTGTAGAGAAAGTTTAGAGGATTAGATAGACTTGTGAATGAGAGAGGAGGTAAACACTTGAGGGCACAAGTCACTGGGATCCTAAGAAGGCACAGATGGCCTCTGGAATCTGAGTCAAGTGTTAAAACTTGAGGTTGATGTCATTCTGTTCATAAATAAGCACAGAGAATGAACATTGGATCTGTGGGCTATTTTCCTTTATCAGTGCTATAGGAAGTGTCCTAGGTCTGTGACTGTGTCAGAAGGAGAGGCAAACTAAATTCCTTGGTGAAGGGCCCTTTTTCTCCCATGGTTTTCATCTCATGTCTTTCTGTCTTGCCTCACCTGTGCCTGTCTTATGAATCAAATATTGTCAATCATACTCTGCACTGAACCACACtatctttcccatttcccttgACCAATTAAATAATGGACTGAGAACAGTCACAAGGCTTTAGGGCTTTAAGGccttttctctgtatttatacacacatacacactcacacataaacaaGGTACCACCACAGTATCTGACACTTACTTTGCTACATTAAAAAGGTACCGATGctagttctttttattttgtttgttggtcAGCACATGCTACACAGGAGAATCTCCTACCATGTACCAATCACTTACACATAGTACATATGTATGTCAGTGTTAATATTTCCCAGATATTGCCTAAAGTCACTCATGTACAAAAATATTAGTTctcggggggctggagagatgatggctcaggggttaagagcactggctgctcttccaaaggtcctgagttcaattcccagcaaccacatggtggctcacaaccatctataatgagatctggtgtcctcttctggcctgcaggaatacatgcaggcagaacattgtatacaaaataaataaataaatctttaaaaaaattgttctcATAGGTgaggcttttctttttaattacagaTGATTAGAAACTAAATTGTAATATCAAAGAAGTTGTGAGCaaaaacatttaacaaataaGAACTGTGCACTGAGAGAAGTcctaaaatactgaaaatatacaCTATAGAACActattcagttgtaaagaaaagTGAGATCATGAACTTTGggggtaaatggatggaactagggaTGATCATATTAATGAGGTAACAgtcacagaaagataaatgtcacatgttcACTCTCATAGGCATCTCCTAACTAAAATTCTTCAGATGTGAGTTCATATCCAGTAATAGCAGAAAGAGACTATttctggggtggaggaggagtaACAGGTAAATaccagggaaatgggaaaaggggAGCTCTAATTAGTGAAGGAGAGTGAGAAAAATACAgaatgaggaggaaggaagataaaaTATCAGTAAGGATTCTGAAAATGTTGTAAGAAATTATACTGTTAACctaaaaaataaagctataaCACACACGTCTGGGTATAAATACACATGTATCATTGAAATGGAAATTTCTCATGTGTGCTGGCAATGCTCTTTCTCAGATCCAAAGATCACCCAATGAAatcccaacaccaggcatgagaagagTTCATTTGAGTTCATTGTCAGGGTTGTCGAAAGACACACAAAACATACAAgatattgctattgcccttgccTGTCCCCTAGAGGTGGAAAGTAAGTCTCTTTTACTGAAGATGACATGCATTTTAGAAATAGGTCCTAGAGGCCCCTGAACTGGACCTGAATTGAAGACCTCCTCCCTGATGGCTACATTTCAGGggaccagaaggcaccatgcaagcttctgaatgagggaagcaaccaacaatcCTCCCCAGCTATGATGCTTATAAATCACAACCAAGACCCACAAGGCATGATAACCAGAAGGGAgcagtagtggcatgcatatATGAGTGGGTactaacagctctctaattggactaaaGCCATGCTCAACTAGAGGGAGCTGGTGCttgatactggaaacctagccaactacccagacAAGTGAAGTCATAGATCTTAGAGAACCTATAAACAACATTAAACAGGCATAATCCCTGACAACAATCTCCATAGACACCTTTCTTGTGGTGAAAGACAGGTGACAGTGTGAAACCTGAGAATCTTGAGGAGAAAAGACAAAATCCACGATTGTCCAATTAAAGCAAGCTGTATTTTGGAGTACACCTGGGACTGGTTATCTGGTTGTCTCACCCTAAGTTGGGATATGAGAAAGCAGCCCCTGCTCGCCTCTTGAAGTCCCTTTATAGGAGGGGTAAACTGTTTATAGGGGCAAGAGAGTTGGCTGTTATACATTGTTAGAAAGATAtaatgaaaggaaaggaacaagGGTAAGGATATACATCATGTGAGTGGGGTCGCAAGTTTAGTGTAGGGTGAAAAACATGTTTTGAAGTTTACATCACAtctaagaaacaggaacttattTTTAACTACAAATTGAAACCTTAACTTGCAAGGACTTAACACAAGACAAACAAATTATTCTTAACTGTCTTAAGTGCCAACAAAACTCTTACCCTGCAAGGTATATTTATTCCTGTTTTGGTATCCCATTAACTTGAAAGGTATATTTTTCCTGTTTGGCTTTCCAATTAACTTGCAAAGcatatttttcctgttttggaCTTCCATTAACTTGCAAAGTATATTTTCTCCGTTTTGTTCTCTAATTACCTTGCAAGGTATATATTTCCTGTTTGTGTCTCCTATTAACTGCAAAGTATATTGTTCCTGTTTTGGTCTCACAATAGTTATGCATAGTagctacattgtgtgtgtgtgtgtgtgtgtgtgtgtgtgtgtgtgtgtgtgtgtgtgtgtgtttaaattaccTAAATTAAAAGACAAGTGCTGTTTTcaatattcaaaattcaaaaataagGGCAGTGAAATTCAATACTGAAAAGGACTGACAGAGTTTGATTCCTAAGATATGTTTGAAAACACTATAGCAACATGCTTTAGGTGAATGCATGCTCAGTGAACTACTGACATCCAATGCAGTTTTCATACAATGAGTAAAGTGCTATGTGAGTCCTTATCAAAGAGTAAGTGCACTATTGACAGAGTTCTAGTAAGGGCAAGGACAGTTCTCACAGAGGGACAGGTACACACTATGACTATGGCAATGAACTACATATTACCCTGGGAAGAGAGGTTTTGACACAGAGCATGAAAAACACTACAGAGTAGTAATGACTCAGTAAGAGCAATGCTTATGGAATGCTTCACAAATGGTGAGAACAATGGCTGCCAAATGGCAcaggattagaaaaaaaatgtttgcagagTACTTGCAAAAGGGTATGAACAATGCATGTGGCATAAAATAAGAACACTAATGCTGGACTCTTCATATTGGAAATTGTCTTTTCATTGAGGTACACCTGTTGTTTAGGGTTCCAGAGATGTGCCCATGATGTTGAATGTCCACTATGTTCTTCTCATCACGGGGTTAATTCACACATCTGGGGCTGAGAAAAagcatgagaagaaaaaaatgtcattgaGTCCACACTGGTCTGTCACCACTTCCTCCTGCTCTGCAAAGCACACACACTCCCCTGCTATCCAAGTTCAGCCCCCCTTCATCTACAAGCGAATCCTGTTCTTGAAGCACAGTGTTTACCACTCCTggcatagaaagaaagaaaggtgtggCCTGCATATGGAGAGCTGGCCTGGAGTTTGAGAACCCCAAGTACCTTGGGTAAGCAAGGATCCACAAAATAAGAACATGGTAGAGAATGCACATGAGATTTCTCTCAGCTTCAATGTTGCACCTCAAAAGATTAGAAGAGGCGATGATGCAGGATAACAAAGAAGCAGATGAGATTTCAGTATCGTAAGAGTATCAAATCACACTTTGAGGGCAGTATCataagagaaagaaacactttgcGGGGGCAGGTTAGGGGATGTCAGTGGGTGACTTACATGTTTAATCGTTTTCTTCTTCAGGTTCGCTGACCTCCTCATGTGTTGGGAGATGCTTACTTTGCAGCACACTGTGCTTCCTGATTCCTTTACACATCCTCCTGGATCCTGATGTGGGAAATATTTGTCCCATGAATATTGGGTCAGGTGAGGAATTTTCTGCAATGTTTTGTCAGGAAAGGTGAGAGCTTTCCCTCAAATGTGCCCTTGGGCCTTGTCCATGTTCTGGCTTGCACATCTTCTggctcagagagactgagagatTGGACACCCACCAGATCAGAACATGAGCCATTTCTTGTTTCATCTTGTGGCCTCTGAAACTGTCACATGTACATTCCACACCTCTTCACTCACTAGAGCATTTCCTCATCTGCCCTACTTTGTTCAGTGGGTATCCCATGTCAACAAACATTTCTAGGTTGTCTGGTGGGGTGGAATCGCTTGAACAATTTTCAGGTGCTGAGGCCTTGTAGACTTATTTTGGAATGTGAAGGAACTTATGAACTTCAATTGTTCaatcccggggctggagagatggctcagaggttaagagcactgactgctctcccagaggtcctgagtttaattcccagcaaccacatggtagctcacaaccatctgtagtgagatctggtgccctcttatggcctgcagtcatacatgccatatacataatgaataaattaaaaaaaagaaatatacatttgTTCAATCCCAACATATAGTATCTGGGGTTCACTGTTGAGAAGACTTGTCCAATGTCATATGGCATTAGAGAGGACAAATCACACACAGTGTGTTAATTCCTGTTCTAACATCAGGTAAGTGAACTGGTCACCCCAGTGTACCCAGAGATAGTGCAGGCCCATGACATACAGCTACACCACACCATAGAACAGAGACAGGGAAGCCAGAAGTGCTGTTTCCCCAGGCTGCCTTCTCACCTGATGCCTTCTTCCTGTGCCTCTCACAGATAGGTTGTTTGCCCTGGGGGAAGAGGTTCTTCCAAGATTGACCTGAGCCACATGCACTTGGTAGTCTTTTGGGATTGTCTTCTCCTCCTGGCCTCATCTGTATCTTTAAATTGTGGAGAGTACTATAATCAGTATTAGTGGCATTTCTGTAGTGCTTTAGTGGGTACAAACTTTTCCCCATGCATTACATTTACATACTCTCAGTATCTGCAGGACGTCATTACATCACCCTTACTTACATGATCAGGAACCTGGAAGCTTAAAGGGAAAAGGAATGGCCTGAATGAATCAGGTTTATAGGGCTATAATGCTGGTCTTTCTCATCTGCCCAGAATGACTTTCTTGTAAGCAGAAAATGTGAGTATGTGAGATAAAGATGTGAACATGTGAAATAAAGATGGTACAGGGAAGAAAGCTGTTGAGGAATCCACAGGGTCTGTGAAGACAGAGATTCTGTGAAATCTAAAGTTTAACTGATAAACTTGTAGCACCAGAGAGCTACTTGGAGAGCAAATGTAACAGTGAATGGAGGGGATGAAAGACCAATGGACCAGGATGTTGTGAGGAAGTaaatggaaggaaaggagaagaaagaataagCAACAGAAAATGATGTAGGTATAAAAGGAGGGGACACATGGTCTAATCCTCTTCAGCACACTGCATGTGTATGATAGTTTCAGTGGGAATGGTGTCCACAGGATAATATTTTGTTgggttctgtggtggtttgaaagaaaatggcccccatagggtgcggcactattaggaggtatgacttgttggagtaggtgtggccttgttggaggaagtgtgtcattgtgaggctgggctttggggtttcctatgctcaagctacactcagtgtggCACatagttgcttctgctgcctgcagatcaagatgtgtaactctcagctccttctccagcaccatgtcatcctgcatgccaccatgccacctgccatgataataatggactaaacctgtgaactgtaagctagccccaataaAGTGTTtcactttataagagttgctgtgatcattgtgtctcttcacagcaatataatgGCAGATAAGAAAATGTGGAATTAGGCAAGGTGAACCTCAACCAAATCTGATTCGATAATAGGCTGTCATTGGTCACTAATCCTTTCATCCAGCTTCCTCATTCATGGAGTGTGAGGACAATtgtaagagccatgccatattgcccacctgtgttaagtttctgttgtccagtattgatCTACTAACCTGAAACTTatgacatgcctggacaagtcctgagttattagaaaaataacttaacatttccttatctttctgatacactgaccattagtaacaatgttttgtggtttggttgcttggttgggttgtcTGGCAACTTAACAGTCCcctgattgctgtgggatgttctgtatgtcctgtgggagcccgttcttgggttcttcatggctttacccagcaggtccacatagaggatgattaggaccatgggcctgagtacaggtgtctgagatggtctgcacttggctgtgctgtgggatggtctgtatgtcaagttgctctgattggtcaataaataaaacttgattgtccatggctaggcaggaagtataggcgggactaacagagagaagaaaaagaacaggaaggcagaaggagtcactgccagccgccaccctgacaagcagcatgaaaagatgccagtaagccatgagcagcatggcaaggtatagatttataggaatggattaatttaagctatatgaagagttagtaagaagcctgacatggccatacagtttgtaagcaaaataagtctctgtgtttacttggttgggtctgagcggctgtgggactggtgggagataaagatttgtcctgactgtgggccaggcaggaaaattctagctacacctgatcttttcccaaagaaagtttcctggtctgcttactataaaacctgcctgaggaaaaaaaattcagcttATTCATAATATTGTTTTGCTGttaattctttgtgtctcttgtccctttcatttgccattcccccttctagggtctctgccaAAGATCCCGCTGGTACAACCAgctgaaagaaagcattttctgaGCTtctaaatgctttttattttctgtttcttgtttgtatttttgtttctgagatactGTATCCCTGTGTACCTTATTCATAGCTAAGCACCagaccaagctccaggaatccaaatgaagagagggaagagggattctacgaGCAAGGTGATagggaaatctatagagacaactgaaccaagctagtaggaactcacgaactttaggccaacagctgtggagcctccatgggattgcactaggccctctgcataagcgaaacagttgtgtagcttggtctatttaagAGGTCTCTGGCAGTGGAAGctgatctatccctggtgcatgagctggctttttggagcccattccatATGGTGGAAccccttgctcagccttgatgcaggggcaaggggcttagacctgtctttactgaatgtaccaggctttgatgacttcccatgggaggccttacctttttggaggatggggtgggggtgagttaggggagaagggggtgggagtgaaaggaaggatgagagggggatctgtggttggtatttaaaatgaataaaaaaatttcttaataagaaaaaaataaaaaggaaaaaaaagaaacgtCTTGGTGTCAAGATCCCAGAGACCCAAGTTTATAGGCATGTCTCAACACTCCCAGACAGTGACTTTGTTTAAATAGTATGATAATAAAacaattgaatgttttctgttAGGATCCCTGCTTTGCATTTTGAACCCCAACTTTCTCCTCGCTCACCACCAACTCCTAGATCCCTTAACCCTCTACATAGCAGTGCAATCTGAAACTGTGGAAGCTCCTATTTCATAAGAACTTGTGTGACTCTAAAGGTTCCTCTGGGCCCAGAATGTGGATCAGGCAGTTCCCAGGTACAGACAACATCCTGAAAGAGACCACAGTGGGAAGAGTTCACAGTGAAAGCCACGTAATTTCCCAGATAGGCCAGTGGCCCATTCACAGAGCAGAGGCCAGCTAGTGCTTCCTGCTTGAAGAGTGGGTGTCAGGCTGAGAGCATCATTGGGCTCTGTGGGAAAACACCTTAATGGGACATTACCTGGACTTCAGACACCAATGAAGAATTGGCTGCATTTCAGTGTTTTGGGCTATGGGTTACATATCAGATGAAACTGAACCTGAAACCCACAGTTTAGCATGATTGTGGGCAACAGCCTCTTCATTATTAATGAATCTGATAATAATATGCTGCTTCCTCTTACAAGAAATTAGGGGAAACATTGTCAAATCCATCTTCTTAAGCAGCCAAGGGATAAATCTTTGTGAGCTGGTCTTAAATATTAGGACATAGTGTGATATGTACAACTGTCCATGGCCCTGGAGGTTTAAGTTGAGACTTAAACACTCCAAGGCAAGTGACCCAGGGCCTGCAAGCAGTTTGCCAACTGAAGATGTATTAGCTGTCAGAATCATAGACAGATATTAGTGTGCAATTGATGCTAGGTCAGGCATTTTGACCAAGAGAGCAGGAAGGTATAAGAAGAGATTGCTGTAGTGATAGAATACCTACTAATCATGAGTGAAACCCTTTGTTCTATTCTCTGTACTGTATAAAGGgaattaaaggaagaaataaacaagaaagaaggaaggaagtgataaGTAGAGAAAGAGGATGAAGAAATACAGATCaaggggaagaaatcaaagatgcAGAGAGTTAGGACTCTAGGGCCTAGGGCCATTTCAGATCTTGCATCCTTACTACCCTGGACTCGAATGGACGGAAAAGTAAGGTGCAGTACTGTGGAAGTGGGAATTACTCACCTTCAGACATTTTCCCTCTGCCATGACAAAAGTGCCTTCAGAATGTTCACCTACAGAAGGGTCATAAGTTAGTAGAATTTACTTTTTGATACATATTTCCAAATTCCAGGCTCCTGTAGTTTTAGTGAATGCTGGAGCAGAGGGCTTCAGTCCACTCATGGATGGGAAGCAGGTGAAGCATGGCCTCTCCTTCTCTTTACTCATCACTAAGATACTATGTGCAATGCCAGTTCAGAAGTCTCCTGATTGATTATGAAAGGTGGGCTAAGCCTCATCACTTCATCCATCccattttagtatgtttcttcttcttttccccaaAGCATTAAAAAGATTTCATGAAAATTTAAACCATTGGTACTTATACATGTGGAATAATGAAAACCTCATTGCACACATGAAATGGGTGAATCTTCAGTGTGTTCAGTATGTGATGAAGGATAGGTGATTTATCCCAGTGCTGCTGGGTCCTACTTGTGTAATTAATAATTCTCCTTTAGTGCCAAAGCTGTGCATAATTTTCAGGTCAGGAGTTTGAGTTTAGTTTATGTGGGagtccacaaaggtttcctagtgagatctgagcttgctttacacagcagggctgcattaggggatggctggaccttgtgcatggtcaccaggtatatgggatgatctgcacttggctgtgctggggggagggctTTTGTTGCACCCCttagcattcctttaaaagccctttagtagagacagaagggacagGTGGGTCTGTACCCGGGCCTTCCtggagctatcctgtgttttctgtctctcaaTACATATacttctatctacaaattcctcatttctccctgctcaaaaGTACCCTGGGGGAATAAGAGGGAGCTGCTCTCCCTCAAGTTTAGAGCTTGTGGGAGCTTGTGCAATCTGGCCAGATTTCCTAGGAGATCACAGGCCTGTGGGGCAGAATTTATATATTCTGACTCTCTTGGAGCTTTCCTGTGACAGCAGTATAGAAAGCACACACATTTTGTCTCCTATATCCTCAAATACCTAGGTAACTGGAGCCTTGAATCTCTCACTAACAAGTAGATGAGATAGTAGATGATCACTCCacaccccatctcctctctctctctctctctctctctctctctctctctctctctctctctctctctgtgtgtgtgtgtgtgtgtgtgtgtgtgtgtgtgtgtgtgtgtgtgtgtgtttgtgtgaagggAAGTATATCTACCCATGTTTAGGATAGGATATTAGACAATATACATTCCACTGAGCAGGTTACATGTTTTTCATTTACTCATTATCCATAGTTATGtatgttcttttttaatgttaTAGGATTTTATATGACAGGCTCTTTCACATAATCTTGCAAATGAACTCCTTTCCACTCACTTCTGAcctgaggaagggaggagttGTCTGTGACCTTCCCAGGCATCTTTGACTGAAATTATACTTaacctcccctccctgcccactCACCTTCACTCTCATGGCAATGACCATCAGATGCCTTGATGGAGGATTCCATAGTTTCTTCCTTTCAGGGCCAGGAAACAGATTGCACTTGGCtcctagaaggaagaaaaatgctTGTTATTTGAACACAGCTGCTAGAGAGGAAGAAAGTAACAGGGAGGGTGCTGTGATACCTCACAGACAGCAAGATGCACTAGAACAAAGGCCTGCATGAAAGAAGAGTGCAGAGTGGGGGTCTGAGCTCCATGTTGACTGATCTGTGCTCTCAGCCTGTCTCAGGATGGAATCAAGCAGAATGCTCAGTGTCTTCCTTGACATTTCttcttaaagaaatgaaacacaAGGTCAAAGGGGGACTGCAATACAATAGGCTGTGAAGAAGCCATAGTATGGAAATGCCCTG comes from the Peromyscus maniculatus bairdii isolate BWxNUB_F1_BW_parent chromosome X, HU_Pman_BW_mat_3.1, whole genome shotgun sequence genome and includes:
- the LOC143271009 gene encoding uncharacterized protein LOC143271009 isoform X1 produces the protein MESSIKASDGHCHESEGEHSEGTFVMAEGKCLKIQMRPGGEDNPKRLPSACGSGQSWKNLFPQGKQPICERHRKKASGSRRMCKGIRKHSVLQSKHLPTHEEVSEPEEEND
- the LOC143271009 gene encoding uncharacterized protein LOC143271009 isoform X2, which translates into the protein MESSIKASDGHCHESEGEHSEGTFVMAEGKCLKMRPGGEDNPKRLPSACGSGQSWKNLFPQGKQPICERHRKKASGSRRMCKGIRKHSVLQSKHLPTHEEVSEPEEEND